One genomic window of Punica granatum isolate Tunisia-2019 chromosome 1, ASM765513v2, whole genome shotgun sequence includes the following:
- the LOC116198349 gene encoding cytochrome P450 87A3: MWTLCIVTLVVVVSFLHWVYYWRNPRCNGKLPPGSMGFPILGETLQFFATNTTHDVSPFVKDRVKRYGPIFRTSLVGRPVVVSADPDLNYFVFQQEGHLFQSWYPDTFTEIFGRQNVGSLHGFMYKYLKHMVMNLFGPTSLQKMLPEVEKTAFKRLKQWSCRDMIEVKDETASMIFHLTARKLISYDSVKSPENLRANFVAFIQGLISFPLDIPGTAYHKCLLGRKNAMKMLKKLLQERRMNPRKQQSDFYDYVLEELKKEGTILTEPIALDLMFVLLFASYETTSLALTLAMKFLSDHPLELQRLTEEHEAILRQRKEADSGLTWKEYKSMTYTFQFINETVRLANIVPGIFRKALRDIRFKGYTIPEGWGVMVCPPAVHLNPSTYHNPLSFNPSRWEGIEVNGASKKFMAFGGGMRFCVGTDFTKVQMAVFLHCLVTKYSWEVIRGGNTVRTPGLQFPDGFHIRMRDKNVRKGGNMSH; this comes from the exons ATGTGGACTCTGTGCATTGTAACCTTAGTTGTTGTTGTAAGCTTCCTCCATTGGGTCTACTACTGGAGGAATCCGAGATGCAATGGGAAGCTTCCCCCGGGCTCGATGGGCTTCCCTATCCTCGGCGAGACCCTTCAGTTCTTCGCCACAAACACGACCCACGACGTGTCGCCCTTCGTCAAGGACCGAGTGAAGAG ATACGGTCCGATATTCAGGACGAGCCTGGTGGGCCGGCCGGTGGTTGTTTCGGCGGACCCAGACCTCAACTACTTTGTGTTCCAACAAGAGGGCCACCTGTTCCAGAGCTGGTACCCCGACACCTTCACAGAGATCTTCGGGCGACAGAATGTTGGCTCGTTGCACGGGTTCATGTACAAGTACCTCAAGCACATGGTGATGAATCTCTTCGGGCCTACAAGCCTACAGAAGATGCTGCCTGAGGTGGAGAAGACTGCGTTTAAAAGATTGAAGCAATGGTCATGTCGGGACATGATTGAAGTGAAGGATGAAACCGCAAGT ATGATATTCCATCTGACAGCTCGGAAGCTGATAAGTTACGATTCTGTAAAGTCTCCGGAGAATCTACGGGCGAACTTTGTTGCGTTCATACAAGGATTGATCTCCTTCCCACTGGACATCCCAGGAACGGCCTACCACAAATGCTTACTG GGAAGAAAAAACGCAATGAAGATGCTGAAGAAGTTGCTGCAAGAGCGGAGGATGAATCCTAGAAAGCAGCAGAGCGACTTCTACGATTATGTTCTCGAAGAACTTAAGAAAGAAGGGACGATTCTCACTGAGCCGATTGCTCTTGACTTGATGTTTGTGTTGCTATTTGCCAGCTATGAGACGACTTCTCTTGCTCTTACTCTGGCAATGAAGTTTCTCTCGGACCATCCCTTAGAGCTCCAGCGCTTGACG GAAGAGCATGAGGCCATACTAAGACAAAGGAAAGAAGCTGATTCCGGACTTACATGGAAAGAATATAAATCGATGACATATACATTTCAG TTTATAAACGAAACAGTTAGACTCGCAAACATAGTACCAGGAATTTTCAGAAAAGCTCTAAGGGATATCCGATTCAAAG GATATACTATTCCTGAAGGTTGGGGAGTTATGGTGTGTCCACCCGCTGTGCACTTAAATCCATCAACATACCATAATCCGCTCTCATTCAATCCATCGAGATGGGAG GGAATTGAGGTCAATGGGGCATCTAAAAAGTTCATGGCTTTTGGTGGAGGCATGAGATTCTGCGTGGGGACCGACTTCACGAAGGTGCAGATGGCAGTTTTTCTCCATTGCCTCGTGACGAAGTACAG TTGGGAAGTCATTCGAGGAGGCAACACTGTAAGGACGCCGGGTTTACAGTTTCCTGACGGTTTTCACATTCGGATGAGAGATAAAAATGTGAGAAAAGGAGGCAACATGTCTCACTAA
- the LOC116198333 gene encoding protein HAPLESS 2, translating into MERWIARATLLLFCFLCFTSERMSVTGTQILSKSKLDKCEKTSESDSLNCTRKIVLNLAVPSGSSGGEASLVAEIVEAEENSSSKMQTLRVPPVLTINKSSAYALYELTYIRDVPFKPQEYFVKTRKCEPDADAKVVKICERLRDEDGHIIEHTQPICCPCGPRRRVPSSCGNVFDKMLKGKANTAHCLRFPGDWFHVFGIGQRSLGFSVRVEVKTGNRVSEVVVGPENRTATSNDNFLRVNLIGDFAGYTNIPSFEDFYLVIPRQAAPGQPQNLGANFSMWMLLERVRFTLDGLECNKIGVGYEAFNGQPNFCASPFWSCLHNQLSNFWDADQNRVRRNQLPLYGVEGRLERINQHPNAGTHSFSIGVTEVLNTNLLIELSADDIEYVYQRSPGKILSVTIPTFEALSQFGVATVTIQNVGKVEASYSLVFDCSKGITLTEEQFFIMKPNEVLTRSFKLHPTTDQAAKYVCAAILKDSDFSEVDRAECQFSTTATVLDNGTQITAFQPPKTSVGFFDSIKKLWNRIWEAVIGFITGKSCRRECSGFFDFSCHIQYICMSWVLLFGLLLATFPTVLVLLWLLHQKGFFDPLYDWWEDHFEDNSQGTRISHAHRHGHGPHGHHTHHNKRHHREGRHHKNEKRRHHHREQGHMDRDPDYYYYLHHVHKDKFKNRHGKSSGFMALDELEDETFEHHEGRRTRRSSEGTSKLTREERMRERM; encoded by the exons ATGGAGCGTTGGATTGCAAGAGCAACGCTGCTTCTCTTCTGCTTTCTCTGTTTTACAAGCGAGCGGATGAGCGTGACCGGGACTCAGATACTCTCGAAATCGAAGCTTGACAAGTGCGAGAAGACTTCTGAATCTGATAGCCTCAACTGCACCAGAAAGATAGTTCTCAACTTGGCCGTCCCCAGTGGTTCG AGCGGAGGGGAGGCGTCCCTTGTTGCAGAAATAGTGGAGGCGGAAGAGAACTCGTCTAGCAAGATGCAAACTCTGCGAGTTCCACCAGTGCTAACAATCAATAAGTCTTCTGCTTATGCCCTTTACGAGCTTACCTACATCAGA GATGTTCCTTTTAAGCCCCAAGAGTACTTTGTCAAGACAAGGAAATGTGAGCCTGACGCCGATGCAAAAGTCGTGAAGATATGTGAGAG GTTGCGAGATGAAGATGGTCACATTATCGAGCATACTCAG CCAATTTGCTGTCCCTGTGGACCACGAAGACGAGTTCCATCATCATGTGGAAATGTCT TTGATAAGATGCTCAAGGGAAAGGCTAATACTGCCCATTGCCTCAGATTTCCAGGTGACTG GTTCCATGTATTCGGTATTGGACAAAGATCGCTTGGATTCAGTGTTCGGGTAGAAGTGAAAACAGGAAACAGAGTCTCG GAGGTTGTGGTGGGTCCTGAGAATAGAACTGCGACTTCTAACGACAATTTCCTAAGGGTGAACCTTATTGGAGATTTTGCCGGTTATACGAATATTCCATCATTTGAGGATTTCTACCTTGTCATCCCAAGACAG GCGGCTCCAGGGCAACCACAAAATCTCGGGGCAAACTTTTCGATGTGGATGCTGCTTGAGAGGGTCAGGTTTACCTTAGACGGCCTTGAATGCAACAAAATAGGCGTTGGTTATGAGGCTTTTAACGGGCAGCCAAATTTCTGTGCTTCACCTTTCTGGAGTTGCTTGCACAATCAGCTGTCGAATTTCTGGGAT GCTGATCAGAACCGAGTGAGGAGAAATCAGTTGCCGTTATATGGAGTTGAAGGAAGGCTTGAAAGGATAAATCAGCATCCA AATGCTGGGACCCATTCCTTTTCTATAGGAGTCACCGAAGTCCTGAACACGAACCTCTTGATTGAGTTAAGTGCTGATGATATCGAATATGTTTATCAAAG GAGCCCTGGGAAAATACTAAGTGTCACCATCCCGACCTTCGAAGCCCTCAGCCAATTTGGAGTCGCTACAGTCACGATTCAGAACGTTGGCAAAGTGGAAGCATCCTATAGCTTAGTG TTTGATTGCTCGAAAGGGATCACCCTAACGGAG GAACAATTTTTCATAATGAAGCCCAACGAAGTTCTGACTAGATCGTTTAAACTGCACCCTACAACGGACCAAGCAGCAAAGTATGTATGTGCAG CTATACTTAAGGACTCTGATTTCAGTGAGGTCGATAGAGCTGAATGCCAGTTCAGTACCACTGCCACTGTCCTTGATAACGGAACACAG ATTACTGCTTTTCAACCACCGAAGACCAGTGTTGGTTTCTTCGATTCCATAAAGAAGTTATGGAACAGAATATGGGAGGCTGTGATTGGCTTCATCACGGGGAAAAGTTGCAG ACGTGAGTGCTCTGGTTTTTTCGACTTCAGCTGCCACATACAGTACATATGCATGAGCTGGGTGCTATTGTTCGGACTGCTTCTCGCGACTTTTCCAACAG TTCTAGTGCTGCTGTGGCTTCTACATCAAAAGGGTTTCTTCGACCCACTTTACGACTGGTGGGAAGATCATTTTGAAGACAACAGTCAGGGAACGAGAATCTCTCATGCTCATAGACATGGGCACGGGCCTCACGGACATCATACTCACCACAATAAGCGTCATCACAGGGAAGGGAGGCACCACAAGAATGAGAAAAGAAGGCACCATCACAGAGAACAGGGACATATGGATCGGGACCCGGATTACTATTACTATCTCCACCATGTTCATAAAGATAAGTTCAAGAACAGGCATGGGAAGAGTTCAGGTTTCATGGCCTTGGACGAGTTGGAGGATGAGACTTTCGAACATCACGAGGGGAGAAGAACGAGAAGATCTTCAGAAGGAACATCCAAACTGACCAGAGAGGAGAGAATGAGGGAGCGGATGTAA
- the LOC116197955 gene encoding RHOMBOID-like protein 2, whose translation MSNHDPEAKVQSPPAAAATANNSPYPHVYPNYPYVYCKDSSDKRRTVWLVPMVVVAEIVFFVIVMFENNCPKNYDGGSIFAQRHRCVARFLGRLSFQPWKENPLLGPSTATLIKVGALHWWRVVHGGQAWRLFSAIWLHAGLIHLFVNLLSVIFIGIRLEQQFSFLRVGIIYVLSGFGGSVLTCIFLQGNASVGGSAPLFGLLGAMLAELLINCSIYTNKIAAVFTLAVVGAINAALGILPHVGNFSNIGGFAMGFFLGFILLIQPHYNWSERGHGTARNRIMSKNRPYQYILWLVALILLIGGLTIGLVMLFKGKDGNKHCSWCHYLICVPTSKWKCDA comes from the exons ATGTCGAACCACGATCCCGAGGCCAAAGTCCAGTCGCCGCCTGCTGCGGCAGCAACGGCCAATAATTCTCCATATCCACATGTGTATCCAAACTATCCTTATGTCTACTGTAAGGACAGCTCTGACAAGCGGAGGACCGTGTGGCTGGTCCCGATGGTTGTGGTGGCTGAGATCGTCTTCTTCGTCATCGTTATGTTCGAGAACAATTGCCCCAAGAACTATGATGGGGGCTCCATATTCGCGCAGCGTCATCGCTGCGTGGCGAGGTTCCTCGGGCGGCTTTCCTTTCAGCCGTGGAAGGAGAACCCTCTCCTCGGCCCCTCAACTGCCAC GTTGATCAAGGTAGGGGCACTGCACTGGTGGAGGGTAGTACACGGCGGGCAAGCTTGGAGACTGTTTTCCGCTATCTGGTTGCATGCTGGTCTCATTCACCTGTTTGTCAACCTGTTGAGCGTCATCTTCATCGGGATTCGCCTCGAACAGCAATTCAGTTTTT TGAGAGTGGGGATAATCTATGTCTTGTCGGGATTCGGAGGCAGCGTTCTTACCTGCATATTCCTTCAGGGCAATGCGTCTGTTGGTGGCTCAGCCCCTCTCTTCGGCCTTCTCGGGGCTATGCTAGCTGAGCTCCTCATTAACTGCAGCATCTACACCAACAAG ATAGCAGCTGTCTTCACGCTAGCAGTCGTCGGGGCCATCAATGCCGCCCTCGGGATCCTACCCCACGTGGGCAACTTCAGCAACATCGGAGGGTTTGCAATGGGCTTTTTCCTCGGCTTCATTCTGCTCATTCAACCTCATTACAATTGGTCTGAGAGAGGGCACGGAACCGCCCGTAACCGTATCATGTCCAAGAACAGGCCCTACCAGTACATTCTGTGGCTAGTGGCCCTCATTTTACTGATAGGCGG GCTTACGATCGGATTGGTGATGCTGTTCAAAGGAAAGGATGGAAACAAACATTGCAGCTGGTGCCACTATTTGATTTGTGTCCCTACTTCTAAATGGAAATGTGATGCGTGA
- the LOC116193792 gene encoding 60S ribosomal protein L24-like, whose amino-acid sequence MVLKTELCRFSGAKIYPGKGIRFVRSDSQVFLFANSKCKRYFHNRLKPSKLTWTAMYRKQHKKDISAEAVKKKRRSTKKPYSRSIVGATLEVIQKRRTEKPEVRDAAREAALREIKERIKKTKDEKKAKKAELMGKTQKTQSKGNMPKGGAPKGPKLGGGGGKR is encoded by the exons ATGGTCCTCAA GACTGAGCTTTGCCGCTTCAGCGGTGCCAAGATATACCCGGGCAAAGGCATCAGATTCGTGCGTTCTGATTCCCAG GTTTTCCTCTTTGCTAACTCCAAATGCAAGAGGTACTTCCACAACCGCCTGAAGCCCTCCAAGCTTACCTGGACGGCTATGTACAGGAAGCAACATAAGAAG GACATTTCTGCTGAGGCTGTGAAGAAGAAGCGCCGATCAACCAAGAAGCCATACTCAAGGTCTATTGTCGGTGCTACCCTAGAAGTGATTCAGAAGAGGAGGACTGAGAAGCCAGAAGTCCGAGACGCTGCTCGTGAGGCTGCTCTTCG GGAAATCAAGGAGAGGATcaagaagacaaaggacgaAAAGAAGGCGAAGAAGGCAGAGTTGATGGGCAAGACCCAGAAGACACAGTCCAAGGGGAACATGCCCAAGGGCGGTGCTCCGAAGGGCCCCAAGCTTGGAGGTGGTGGTGGAAAGAGATAG
- the LOC116202424 gene encoding replication factor C subunit 2, with amino-acid sequence MASSSASGGGGGYDMPWVEKYRPSKVVDIVGNEDAVSRLQVIARDGNMPNLILSGPPGTGKTTSILALAHELLGPNYREGVLELNASDDRGIDVVRNKIKMFAQKKVTLPPGRHKIVILDEADSMTSGAQQALRRTMEIYSNSTRFALACNTSSKIIEPIQSRCALVRFSRLSDQEILGRLMVVLEAEKVPYVPEGLEAIIFTADGDMRQALNNLQATYSGFRFVNQENVFKVCDQPHPLHVKNMVRQVLEGKFDDACAGLKQLYDLGYSPTDIITTLFRIIKNYDMAEYLKLEFMKETGFAHMRICDGVGSYLQLCGLLAKLALVRETAKAA; translated from the exons ATGGCTTCATCTTCTGCGtccggcggcggcggcggctaCGACATGCCTTGGGTGGAGAAGtacagacccagcaaggtcgTCGACATCGTCGGCAACGAAGACGCCGTCTCGAGGCTCCAAGTCATCGCTCGCGACGGCAACATGCCGAATCTCATACTATCC GGTCCTCCTGGAACGGGGAAGACGACGAGTATACTGGCCCTTGCGCATGAACTTTTGGGACCAAATTATAGGGAGGGAGTTTTAGAACTGAATGCGTCGGATGACAG GGGAATAGATGTTGTGAggaacaaaatcaaaatgtttGCCCAGAAGAAAGTAACTCTTCCACCTGGACGGCacaaaattgtgattttggaTGAAGCGGACAG TATGACTTCTGGAGCACAACAGGCTTTGAGGCGTACTATGGAAATATATTCAAATTCCACTCGCTTTGCCCTTGCTTGCAATACATCCTCTAAGATTATCGAGCCTATCCAGAGTAGATGTGCCCTCGTTCGATTTTCAAGACTGTCTGACCAAGAGATACTTGGGCGTCTAATGGTGGTTTTGGAAGCAGAAAAG GTACCTTATGTCCCTGAAGGCCTTGAAGCTATCATTTTCACTGCTGATGGTGACATGAGGCAGGCCCTAAACAATTTGCAAGCTACCTACAGTGGGTTCCGGTTTGTAAACCAAGAGAATGTTTTCAAG GTCTGCGACCAACCGCATCCGCTGCATGTCAAGAATATGGTTCGTCAGGTACTGGAGGGGAAGTTCGATGATGCTTGTGCTGGTTTGAAGCAGCTTTATGATCTCGGCTATTCTCCCACTGACATAATCACAACCCTTTTCCGTATCATTAAAAACTACGATATGGCTGAGTATCTAAAATTGGAATTTATGAAG GAAACTGGTTTTGCCCATATGAGAATCTGTGACGGTGTTGGGTCTTATCTTCAGTTATGCGGCCTACTAGCCAAATTAGCGCTGGTTCGTGAGACAGCGAAAGCAGCATGA